One stretch of Streptomyces peucetius DNA includes these proteins:
- a CDS encoding MbtH family protein, translated as MATNPFENDDARYLVLVNEENQHSLWPVFAEVPAGWTVVYGEDSRQACLDHINENWTDMRPKSLAVAMDAA; from the coding sequence ATGGCCACGAACCCCTTCGAGAACGACGACGCCCGCTACCTCGTCCTCGTCAACGAGGAGAACCAGCATTCGCTCTGGCCGGTGTTCGCCGAGGTGCCGGCCGGCTGGACCGTGGTGTACGGGGAGGACAGCCGCCAGGCCTGCCTCGACCACATCAACGAGAACTGGACCGACATGCGGCCCAAGTCGCTGGCCGTCGCGATGGACGCCGCCTGA
- a CDS encoding thioesterase II family protein: MTHALVCLPFAGGGAGFYRAWKQLPDHAPRIVPLQLPGREERFIDDPFRDVIEAADALAPQIPDLAGDAPVALFGHSLGAVLAYELARRLEHDGAVELSHLFVSGSPGPWTGRSRRATGLPDSEFLARVQEFAGYEHDALADPDMRELLLPILRADVEMHENYKPVSDEPLRTPVTSLRATGDQLVTREQAEEWQHATTGAFRLVEPDGGHMYLIDSPLPLIDAVTAALPS; encoded by the coding sequence ATGACCCATGCACTGGTGTGCCTCCCCTTCGCGGGAGGCGGCGCCGGTTTCTACCGCGCCTGGAAACAACTGCCCGACCACGCTCCGCGCATCGTGCCCCTCCAGCTCCCGGGCCGCGAGGAGCGGTTCATCGACGATCCGTTCCGGGACGTGATCGAGGCCGCCGACGCGCTCGCCCCGCAGATCCCCGACCTGGCCGGGGACGCCCCGGTGGCCCTCTTCGGGCACAGCCTCGGCGCCGTCCTCGCCTACGAGCTCGCCCGCCGGCTGGAGCACGACGGCGCCGTCGAGCTGAGCCACCTCTTCGTCAGCGGCTCCCCGGGGCCCTGGACCGGCCGGAGCCGCCGGGCCACCGGCCTGCCGGACAGCGAGTTCCTCGCCCGGGTGCAGGAGTTCGCCGGCTACGAGCACGACGCCCTCGCCGACCCGGACATGCGGGAGTTGCTGCTGCCGATCCTGCGGGCCGACGTGGAGATGCACGAGAACTACAAGCCCGTCTCCGACGAACCGCTGCGCACCCCCGTCACATCGCTGCGCGCCACCGGGGACCAGCTCGTCACCCGGGAGCAGGCCGAGGAGTGGCAGCACGCCACCACCGGGGCCTTCCGCCTGGTCGAGCCCGACGGCGGCCACATGTACCTCATCGACTCACCGCTGCCGCTCATCGACGCGGTCACCGCGGCGCTGCCGTCATGA
- a CDS encoding SDR family oxidoreductase, producing MTAAGAHHGAAALTSGGDRAPRALLRGKAAVVTGAARGLGRACAVRFAEEGADLVLVDVGGDLPGVPYPLGSGTQLEHTAKLCRAHGAAVVTVAADVRRPEAVEEAARQALDRFATVDVLLNNAGIAAPSGKAVHEIAEDEWDLMVGIDLTGAWRMMKAVVPSMVEQRSGSVINVASTAGLVGYRHFAGYVAAKHGLIGLTKAAALDYAPFRVRVNALCPGSVRDDPLNEGRMLAEIARSLEVDVDEHEEIFVQSQPMNSLIEPQDIAGAAVWLAGDDSRQVTGTTLTVDGGFSAR from the coding sequence ATGACGGCAGCCGGCGCTCACCACGGGGCCGCCGCCCTGACGTCCGGCGGGGACCGGGCACCGCGCGCACTGCTGCGGGGCAAGGCCGCCGTCGTCACCGGCGCCGCCCGGGGCCTCGGCAGGGCCTGCGCGGTGCGCTTCGCCGAGGAGGGCGCCGACCTGGTCCTCGTCGACGTCGGCGGTGACCTGCCCGGGGTCCCGTACCCGCTCGGCTCCGGGACCCAGCTGGAGCACACGGCGAAGCTGTGCCGGGCGCACGGCGCCGCCGTCGTCACCGTCGCCGCCGACGTGCGGCGGCCCGAGGCCGTCGAGGAGGCGGCCCGGCAGGCGCTGGACCGGTTCGCGACCGTGGACGTCCTGCTCAACAACGCCGGCATCGCCGCCCCCTCCGGCAAGGCCGTGCACGAGATCGCCGAGGACGAGTGGGACCTGATGGTCGGCATCGACCTCACCGGTGCCTGGCGGATGATGAAGGCCGTGGTGCCGTCCATGGTGGAGCAGCGGTCCGGCAGCGTCATCAACGTGGCGTCCACGGCGGGGCTCGTCGGCTACCGCCACTTCGCCGGCTATGTCGCGGCCAAGCACGGCCTGATCGGCCTGACCAAGGCCGCCGCACTCGACTACGCGCCGTTCCGGGTGCGGGTCAACGCGCTGTGCCCCGGTTCCGTGCGCGACGACCCGCTCAACGAGGGCCGGATGCTCGCCGAGATCGCGCGCTCCCTCGAAGTCGACGTCGACGAGCACGAGGAGATCTTCGTCCAGTCCCAGCCGATGAACTCCCTCATCGAGCCCCAGGACATCGCGGGCGCGGCCGTCTGGCTCGCCGGGGACGACTCCCGGCAGGTCACCGGGACCACGCTCACCGTCGACGGCGGTTTCAGCGCCCGCTGA
- a CDS encoding amino acid adenylation domain-containing protein — protein MSRSQARSCHSLVVRVPGPVDAAELQRRLRAGATGSWPGTAARLRLWEEALPFDAGHPAARHRVAAEAERPLHADGPPLRAVLVRYADGDADLVLVARHELTFDEPRFTFGRSPAAALPGEDATPPEWGLGDPAQSGRTGDVPVPLPGTVRADDALLTGAVLLVLARYGTGRPLDESQRTGDFLASLNGAEAEPLPGVGLRIDTARPGERRLPSLAPAGPAELHFLRHEDGSATGVLRHDLGALSPAVAERFAGHVAHVAGQLAGDPDRALDAVELMTEDESRSVLRLGVTPPVGSARAAGRTLHGLFADVAREHPDAIALTAGDTSLTYAELDARSERTAAGLSALGVTPGSLVGVALERNADLVVTLLGILKAGCAYVPMDLRYPQERLRYTVEDAGASVVVGGADEPFPDIEGVRVVTPGELRALGDGGSAPLLAEDGSATAYVIYTSGSTGRPKGVVVPHRNVAALLEATREDFGLSGDDVWTLFHSSAFDFSVWEIWGCLLTGGRLVVVDYWVTRDTDLFHELLVREHVTVLNQTPSAFAQIVEADRQRRAELSLRLVVFGGEPLDVRMLAPWFARHSHTECRLVNMFGITETTVHVTAHTVTPADVLAAGRKVGPALPGWSLSVRDPRGRLLPLGVPGEICVGGAGVADRYLGRPELTADRFVTDPYGGGRIYRSGDCGRLRPDGSLDHLGRLDSQVKVRGHRIELDEIRNVLLSHPAVAGAAAVLNHDTPGDSATARIDAYVALRAAASTADVLAHARGVLPAYMVPASVTELPSIPLTINGKVDTAALPAPEAARPGRERPTAGTGSAGTKEPAASIDGESDRLTEQILGLWGHALNTDVTLKDNFFELGGNSLLVIRVLREMREQGLPKVATQDFYRNSTAGRFVELVRDAQG, from the coding sequence ATGTCGAGAAGTCAGGCCAGGTCCTGCCACAGCCTGGTGGTCCGGGTGCCGGGCCCGGTCGATGCCGCAGAACTTCAGCGCCGTCTGCGTGCCGGGGCCACCGGCTCCTGGCCCGGGACGGCCGCCCGGCTCCGGCTGTGGGAGGAGGCGCTGCCCTTCGACGCCGGCCACCCCGCCGCCCGGCACCGGGTCGCCGCGGAGGCCGAACGGCCGCTGCACGCCGACGGGCCGCCGCTGCGCGCCGTGCTCGTGCGCTACGCCGACGGCGACGCCGACCTCGTCCTGGTGGCCCGGCACGAACTCACCTTCGACGAGCCCCGCTTCACCTTCGGCCGGAGCCCCGCGGCGGCCCTGCCGGGCGAGGACGCGACGCCGCCGGAGTGGGGCCTGGGCGACCCGGCCCAGTCGGGCCGCACCGGTGACGTGCCGGTTCCGCTGCCCGGCACCGTACGCGCCGACGACGCCCTGCTCACCGGGGCGGTCCTGCTGGTCCTCGCCCGCTACGGGACGGGTCGGCCTCTCGACGAGTCGCAGCGCACCGGCGACTTCCTGGCGTCGCTGAACGGGGCGGAGGCCGAGCCCCTGCCGGGTGTCGGCCTGCGCATCGACACGGCCAGACCCGGGGAGCGGCGGCTGCCGTCCCTCGCCCCGGCCGGACCCGCGGAACTCCACTTCCTGCGGCACGAGGACGGCAGCGCCACCGGCGTGCTCCGCCACGACCTCGGCGCTCTGTCCCCGGCCGTCGCGGAGCGCTTCGCCGGTCATGTCGCCCACGTGGCGGGCCAGTTGGCCGGTGACCCCGACCGCGCCCTCGACGCCGTGGAACTGATGACGGAGGACGAGTCCCGGTCGGTGCTGCGGCTGGGCGTCACGCCTCCCGTGGGCAGTGCCCGAGCGGCCGGACGGACGCTGCACGGACTCTTCGCCGACGTCGCCCGCGAGCACCCCGACGCGATCGCCCTCACGGCCGGCGACACCAGCCTCACCTACGCCGAGCTCGACGCCCGGTCCGAGCGGACCGCGGCCGGTCTCTCGGCCCTCGGCGTGACCCCGGGCAGCCTGGTCGGCGTCGCCCTGGAGCGCAACGCCGACCTGGTGGTCACCCTGCTCGGCATCCTCAAGGCCGGCTGCGCCTATGTGCCCATGGACCTGCGCTACCCGCAGGAGAGGCTGCGCTACACGGTGGAGGACGCCGGGGCGTCCGTCGTCGTCGGCGGTGCCGACGAGCCGTTCCCCGACATCGAGGGCGTACGGGTCGTCACCCCCGGCGAACTGCGGGCCCTCGGCGACGGCGGCAGCGCTCCGCTGCTCGCGGAGGACGGCTCGGCCACCGCCTACGTCATCTACACCTCCGGGTCGACCGGGCGGCCCAAGGGCGTCGTCGTGCCGCACCGCAACGTCGCCGCCCTCCTGGAGGCGACCCGCGAGGACTTCGGGCTCAGCGGGGACGACGTGTGGACGCTGTTCCACTCGAGCGCCTTCGACTTCTCCGTCTGGGAGATCTGGGGCTGCCTGCTCACCGGCGGGCGCCTGGTCGTCGTCGACTACTGGGTGACCCGGGACACCGACCTCTTCCACGAGCTGCTCGTCCGCGAGCACGTCACCGTGCTGAACCAGACTCCGTCCGCGTTCGCCCAGATCGTCGAGGCGGACCGGCAGCGGCGCGCGGAGCTCTCGCTGCGCCTGGTCGTCTTCGGCGGCGAGCCGCTCGACGTGCGGATGCTCGCCCCCTGGTTCGCCCGGCACTCCCACACCGAGTGCCGGCTGGTGAACATGTTCGGCATCACGGAGACCACGGTCCACGTCACGGCGCACACCGTGACCCCCGCCGACGTCCTCGCCGCCGGCCGCAAGGTCGGTCCCGCACTGCCCGGCTGGTCCCTCTCGGTGCGCGACCCCCGTGGCAGGCTCCTGCCGCTCGGCGTCCCCGGCGAGATCTGCGTCGGCGGCGCCGGAGTCGCCGACCGCTACCTCGGCCGGCCCGAACTCACCGCCGACCGCTTCGTCACCGACCCGTACGGCGGCGGCCGGATCTACCGCAGCGGCGACTGCGGGCGGCTGCGCCCCGACGGGAGCCTCGACCACCTCGGCCGGCTCGACAGCCAGGTCAAGGTGCGCGGCCACCGCATCGAGCTGGACGAGATCCGCAACGTGCTGCTCAGCCACCCCGCCGTCGCGGGCGCGGCGGCCGTGCTGAACCACGACACCCCCGGTGACTCCGCGACCGCCAGGATCGACGCCTACGTGGCGCTGCGCGCGGCGGCCTCGACCGCCGATGTGCTGGCCCACGCCCGGGGCGTGCTCCCGGCGTACATGGTCCCGGCCTCCGTGACCGAACTCCCCTCGATCCCCCTGACCATCAACGGCAAGGTGGACACGGCGGCACTGCCGGCGCCCGAGGCGGCGAGGCCGGGCCGGGAGCGTCCGACGGCCGGGACGGGGAGCGCCGGGACGAAGGAGCCGGCGGCGTCGATCGACGGTGAATCCGACAGGCTGACCGAGCAGATTCTCGGGCTCTGGGGACACGCCCTCAACACCGACGTCACCCTGAAGGACAATTTCTTCGAGCTCGGCGGCAATTCACTGCTCGTCATCCGGGTACTGCGGGAAATGCGCGAACAAGGCCTGCCGAAGGTTGCGACGCAGGACTTCTATCGCAACTCGACGGCAGGCCGGTTCGTCGAACTCGTCAGGGATGCTCAGGGCTGA